In the Paludisphaera rhizosphaerae genome, one interval contains:
- a CDS encoding dipeptidase yields the protein MTGVRKVVLWVVVATAAVGGASACTNIVVGRKASRDGSVMITYTSDITIMPRLLRVAGGEHKAGETVEVKGWETDDVRGRIPQASRTYSVVGLINEHQVSMGETTTGGRRELRDRKGLLDYDALMLLVLQRAKTAREAISLVDSLCREHGYGSSAETFSIADKNEAWIMELINKGPGQKGIVWVAARVPDDCVTAHANMSRITTFPLDDPENWQYAPDVVSFAVEKGYYDPKSGKPFSYRDAYHPDHGPSARRACAGRVWSIYRRSAPSANFSDAWFRGVEGVEDYPLFVKPDKPLAVHDVMGLMRDHFEGTPYDMTQGPDAGPFNSPFRLRPLVFHADGKEYMWERPIAAPHAGFTVLHQSRASLPDAVGGVTWFTPDDASTSCFTPLYCSIDALPASYVAGDYQKFSWQSAFWIMNLVSNLTYDRWSHVFPDVQAAQAKQEEAILKMQPVIEEAAAKLVATDPALARSFLTSYSTSTAESVFRGWQTLAETILTRHIDGYVKDADGDAHATGYPEEWLRHIVKSRPGQFTVPAKIGLTDY from the coding sequence ATGACGGGCGTTCGGAAGGTCGTCTTGTGGGTGGTCGTCGCGACGGCGGCGGTGGGTGGGGCTTCGGCCTGCACGAACATCGTGGTGGGCCGAAAGGCGTCGCGGGACGGCTCGGTCATGATCACATACACCTCCGACATCACGATCATGCCCCGGCTTCTGCGCGTCGCAGGCGGCGAGCACAAGGCGGGGGAGACGGTCGAGGTCAAGGGCTGGGAGACGGACGACGTCCGGGGCCGTATTCCGCAGGCGTCGCGAACGTACTCGGTCGTCGGCCTGATCAATGAGCATCAGGTGTCGATGGGCGAGACCACCACCGGCGGCCGTCGCGAACTGCGCGACCGCAAGGGACTGCTCGACTACGACGCCCTCATGCTCCTGGTCCTCCAGCGGGCCAAAACCGCCCGCGAGGCGATCTCGCTGGTGGACTCGCTCTGTCGCGAGCACGGCTACGGCAGTTCGGCCGAGACCTTCTCGATCGCCGACAAGAACGAAGCCTGGATCATGGAGTTGATCAACAAGGGCCCCGGTCAGAAGGGGATCGTCTGGGTCGCCGCTCGCGTCCCCGATGATTGCGTCACGGCCCATGCGAACATGAGCCGGATCACCACCTTCCCGCTCGACGACCCCGAGAACTGGCAATACGCCCCGGACGTGGTCTCGTTCGCCGTTGAGAAGGGGTATTACGACCCGAAGTCCGGCAAGCCGTTCAGCTATCGCGACGCCTACCACCCCGACCACGGCCCCTCCGCCCGACGCGCCTGCGCGGGTCGCGTCTGGAGCATCTACCGCCGCTCCGCCCCCTCGGCGAACTTCTCCGACGCCTGGTTCCGCGGCGTGGAGGGCGTCGAGGATTACCCGCTCTTCGTGAAGCCGGACAAGCCGCTGGCGGTCCACGACGTGATGGGCCTGATGCGCGACCACTTCGAGGGGACGCCCTACGACATGACCCAGGGCCCGGACGCCGGCCCGTTCAACAGCCCGTTCCGACTCCGACCGCTGGTCTTCCACGCCGACGGCAAGGAATACATGTGGGAACGCCCAATCGCGGCCCCGCATGCCGGTTTCACGGTCCTCCACCAGAGCCGGGCGAGCCTGCCGGACGCGGTCGGCGGCGTGACCTGGTTCACCCCGGACGACGCCTCCACGTCGTGCTTCACCCCGCTGTATTGCTCGATCGACGCTCTGCCGGCGTCGTACGTGGCGGGGGACTACCAGAAGTTCTCGTGGCAGTCTGCGTTCTGGATCATGAACCTGGTCTCGAACCTGACCTACGACCGCTGGTCGCACGTCTTCCCGGACGTTCAGGCCGCTCAGGCGAAGCAGGAGGAGGCGATCCTCAAGATGCAGCCGGTGATCGAGGAGGCCGCCGCGAAGCTCGTTGCAACCGACCCAGCCCTGGCGCGGTCGTTCCTGACCTCGTACAGCACGTCAACCGCTGAAAGCGTCTTCCGAGGCTGGCAGACACTGGCGGAGACCATCCTGACCCGCCACATCGACGGTTACGTCAAGGACGCCGACGGCGACGCTCACGCCACCGGGTATCCCGAGGAATGGCTCCGGCACATCGTCAAATCCCGCCCCGGCCAGTTCACCGTCCCCGCTAAGATCGGGCTGACCGACTATTGA
- a CDS encoding BNR-4 repeat-containing protein has protein sequence MNVLALLLVATLAADDPRPLEQADGYVGCWYSVGTTKDEYKFKYSGGLGTYPQQQSPMAIYDEPSNRTYFVYGGADPERKSILHMVSYFDHATGTVPRPRILLDKKTNDAHDNPCLATDAEGYLWIFSNAHGTARPSFIHRSVKPRSIDAFEQVVETNFSYGHPWYVPGKGFLFLHTKYKSGRGLRYMTSPDGRTWPEATPLAHIDQGDYQVTGAREGTVATIFDYHPKPLGLDERTNMYYLQTRDFGATWTRADGQPVSLPLTQPDNPALIREYKSEGKLVYLKDLNFDAEGRPVILYLTSQGYEPGPKNGPHQWRTTRWDGREWIDRPFTTSDHNYDHGPLYIEKDGIWRVIAPTEPGPQPFGTGGDMVLWTSADQGATWTRVKQLTHDKTRNHTYAKRPVNAHPDFYAFWADGDARKKSESSLYFTDRLGTKVRRLPIKMTGDAQVPEDVE, from the coding sequence ATGAACGTCCTGGCCCTGCTGCTCGTCGCGACTCTCGCCGCCGACGATCCCCGACCGCTCGAACAAGCCGACGGCTACGTCGGTTGCTGGTATTCGGTCGGCACGACGAAAGATGAATACAAGTTCAAGTACAGCGGCGGGCTGGGGACGTACCCGCAGCAGCAGTCGCCGATGGCGATCTACGACGAGCCGTCGAACCGGACGTATTTCGTCTACGGCGGGGCCGACCCGGAGCGGAAGTCGATCCTGCATATGGTCTCGTACTTCGATCATGCGACGGGGACGGTTCCCCGGCCTCGGATCCTTCTGGACAAGAAGACGAACGACGCCCACGACAACCCGTGCCTCGCCACCGACGCCGAGGGCTATCTCTGGATCTTCTCCAACGCCCACGGCACGGCGCGGCCGTCGTTCATCCACCGCAGCGTCAAGCCTCGATCGATCGACGCTTTCGAACAGGTCGTCGAGACGAACTTCTCCTACGGCCACCCCTGGTACGTACCAGGCAAGGGCTTCCTGTTCCTTCATACCAAGTACAAGTCTGGGCGCGGGCTCCGCTACATGACGAGCCCCGACGGCCGCACCTGGCCCGAAGCCACGCCGCTCGCGCACATCGACCAGGGGGACTACCAGGTGACTGGGGCACGCGAGGGGACCGTCGCCACGATCTTCGACTACCACCCCAAGCCCCTCGGCCTGGACGAGCGGACGAACATGTACTACCTCCAGACTCGCGACTTCGGCGCGACCTGGACCCGCGCCGACGGCCAGCCCGTCTCGCTGCCGCTGACCCAGCCCGACAACCCGGCCCTGATCCGCGAGTACAAGTCGGAGGGGAAGTTGGTCTACCTGAAGGACCTGAACTTCGACGCCGAGGGCCGGCCGGTGATCCTGTATCTGACGAGCCAGGGCTACGAGCCCGGCCCCAAGAACGGCCCCCACCAGTGGCGAACGACGCGCTGGGACGGCCGCGAATGGATCGACCGGCCGTTCACGACGTCCGACCACAACTACGACCACGGCCCGCTCTACATCGAGAAAGACGGGATTTGGCGAGTCATCGCCCCCACCGAGCCCGGTCCGCAACCCTTCGGCACCGGCGGCGACATGGTGCTCTGGACGAGCGCCGACCAGGGCGCGACCTGGACCCGCGTCAAACAGCTCACTCACGACAAGACCCGCAACCACACCTACGCCAAACGCCCCGTCAACGCCCACCCCGACTTCTACGCCTTCTGGGCCGACGGCGACGCCCGCAAGAAGTCCGAGTCGAGCCTGTATTTCACCGACCGCCTCGGCACGAAGGTCCGACGCCTGCCGATCAAAATGACGGGGGATGCACAGGTGCCAGAGGATGTGGAGTAA
- a CDS encoding aldo/keto reductase → MQKRKVGRSGLEVVPLCLGGNVFGWTIDEPTSFRILDAFVAAGLDFIDTADVYSRWAPGNQGGESETIIGNWFKASGKRDKVVLATKVGMDMGEGKVGLKKSYILRAVEDSLKRLKTDRIDLYQTHKDQDPDTPQEETLEAYDQLVKQGKVRAIGASNFTAARLTEALKISAEKRLARYECLQPHYNLVERAGFEKELEPLCLKEDIAVIPYYSLASGFLTGKYHGEADLAKSPARSGNVKKYLNSKGLKIVHHLDEIASALKVKPASVALAWLIARPSVTAPIASATSVEQLDDLIKAVEIKLDPAAIKLLDDASA, encoded by the coding sequence ATGCAGAAGCGGAAAGTCGGTCGATCGGGCCTGGAGGTGGTCCCGCTGTGCCTGGGAGGCAACGTGTTCGGCTGGACGATCGACGAGCCGACGTCGTTCAGGATCCTCGACGCCTTCGTCGCCGCCGGGCTCGACTTCATCGACACAGCCGACGTCTACTCGCGATGGGCCCCCGGCAACCAGGGGGGCGAGTCGGAGACGATCATCGGCAACTGGTTCAAGGCGTCCGGCAAGCGCGACAAGGTGGTGCTCGCCACCAAGGTCGGCATGGACATGGGGGAGGGGAAGGTGGGGCTGAAGAAGTCCTACATCCTCCGAGCAGTGGAGGACTCGCTGAAGCGGCTGAAGACCGACCGCATCGACCTCTACCAGACCCACAAGGACCAGGACCCAGACACGCCCCAGGAGGAGACGCTGGAGGCCTACGATCAACTTGTAAAGCAGGGGAAGGTCCGCGCGATCGGCGCTTCCAACTTCACGGCCGCGCGATTGACGGAAGCCCTGAAGATCAGCGCGGAGAAGCGACTGGCTCGCTACGAATGCCTGCAGCCCCACTACAATTTAGTGGAGCGTGCAGGCTTCGAGAAGGAGCTGGAGCCACTCTGCTTGAAGGAGGATATTGCTGTCATCCCATACTACTCACTGGCGAGCGGCTTCCTGACGGGCAAATATCATGGCGAGGCCGATCTCGCTAAGAGTCCTGCTCGAAGCGGCAATGTGAAGAAGTATCTTAATTCCAAAGGATTGAAAATCGTCCATCATCTTGATGAGATCGCCTCGGCTCTGAAGGTCAAGCCGGCGAGCGTCGCGCTGGCCTGGCTGATCGCCCGCCCCAGCGTCACCGCGCCGATCGCCAGCGCGACCAGCGTGGAACAGCTCGACGACCTGATCAAGGCTGTCGAAATCAAGCTCGACCCCGCCGCGATCAAGCTGCTGGACGACGCCAGCGCCTGA